In Sparus aurata chromosome 3, fSpaAur1.1, whole genome shotgun sequence, the following are encoded in one genomic region:
- the rbm43 gene encoding RNA-binding protein 43 codes for MDFPVEATVLLNKFPDATRVRKILRSHGFELRDLSRDEVSVKGSFLKLKDAKASLELLLKSQTKRDIALSSPPPVLTASSGAISKYHSSNSSDRDRSRAGSRKQASPTTTTTTTSNHHPTPAYSPRPDQQRGSFRSVKESLVVDPDVFEYAEKLRRKDIDCILESHNVRIEVRPVGESCSITLHGKSARTAAFKLQSLLLDLNNSLRTQEVSRRDMDREGEALFGIIQNNRNVWKSVLVCQKDDGLHLIGPSRESYELKQRLLGRSIDHSGQRGRTSDRSSRGRSSSLPPINRRNTEKESVGAAYPSPAGAAGYNPSKYQDVKQEGAESKRGAAAAIKNVFRGRSSSESRHKNRAERTSGNVQEMENRSPTQKSPKKGLKQYLFKTVDFKEAFKSRRK; via the coding sequence ATGGATTTCCCAGTGGAGGCAACAGTACTTTTGAACAAATTCCCCGATGCCACACGGGTGCGAAAAATCCTCAGGTCACACGGCTTTGAGTTGAGAGATCTGAGCAGAGATGAGGTGAGTGTCAAGGGGTCATTTTTGAAACTCAAAGATGCGAAGGCCTCTTTGGAGCTGCTTCTAAAATCGCAAACAAAACGGGACATCGCTCTGTCCTCGCCCCCGCCGGTCCTAACGGCTTCCTCCGGAGCCATTTCCAAATACCACTCTAGCAACAGCTCAGATCGTGACAGAAGCCGAGCAGGATCCCGAAAACAAGCCTCacctaccaccaccaccaccaccacctccaacCACCACCCAACTCCTGCTTATTCTCCAAGACCAGACCAGCAGCGTGGCTCATTCAGGTCTGTGAAAGAGTCCCTCGTCGTTGATCCAGACGTGTTCGAGTACGCAGAGAAGCTCAGGAGAAAGGACATTGACTGCATTCTGGAAAGCCATAATGTCAGAATAGAAGTGCGTCCAGTTGGcgagagctgcagcatcactcTACACGGGAAGAGTGCAAGAACAGCCGCCTTTAAACTCCAGAGTCTCCTGCTCGATCTCAACAATTCGCTCCGCACGCAGGAGGTTTCTCGGAGGGACATGGATCGAGAGGGCGAGGCTCTGTTTGGGATAATTCAGAATAACAGAAATGTTTGGAAATCAGTGCTCGTGTGTCAGAAAGATGACGGACTCCACCTCATCGGACCGTCTCGTGAGAGCTACGAGTTAAAGCAGAGGCTGCTGGGGCGGTCGATCGACCACTCGGGACAGAGAGGACGGACGTCAGACAGGAGCTCCAGAGGGAGGAGCAGCTCTCTGCCACCGATCAATCGGAggaacacagaaaaagaaagtgttGGTGCCGCTTATCCGTctcctgctggagctgcaggtTACAATCCTTCAAAGTACCAGGATGTGAAACAGGAAGGTGCTGAGTCCAAgcgaggagctgctgctgctattaAGAACGTTTTTAGGGGAAGAAGCTCGTCTGAGTCCCGCCACAAAAACAGAGCGGAAAGAACTAGTGGCAACGTGCAAGAGATGGAAAACAGGAGTCCTACTCAGAAATCACCCAAGAAAGGCTTAAAACAATATCTTTTTAAAACTGTTGATTTTAAGGAAGCGTTTAAAAGTAGGAGAAAATGA